GTCCCTTCCGGTTGGGGCTGCAGTTTCCGCCTCCGTCGATACTTCCGTGATCGACTCGACGACGGACGTCGATTCCTCGGCGGATAAGCGGCCATCGATAACCAACGAAGAATCGTTCTTATCGTCTTCGTTCGACGAGGAGGCTTCGTTTACACTAGGCTCTGTCGACTCCGTAGACTCATTGGACTCAGTAGACTCGCTCAACGTGCTACTCTCAATTTTATAGTTCTCCGTGCTCGTCTCAGAATCCTTGCCATTCGCGGTGGCTGTCGACTCTTCTTTTTTGTCTTCAATTGCTGGAGCCTCCGTCACGATAATCTTCAACCCCGATTGGGCGGCTGTCGTTTGCTCAACCGGCGATGACGTCACCAGCTTCCCTTGCTCCAAGTTATCCGCGCTCAGACTTGGAGTCGTAGCGCTATCCAAGCTCGGCAAGTTAACAGTCACGTCAGACAACTGTCCGCTGGGCGGGAATCCGACCACAGGCTGGACGTAGGGGAGGTAGACTTGTGGGTTAGACGACGGATAGTTCTTATCGATCAAGGTGTAATCGTGCCCGATGAAGGGTCTCGAGAAGGGGTTCGCGAAGTGGAAGCGGTCCGAGTTGTCGAAGTGCGTGATCTGGTAGCTGACGGGAGCCTTTGGGAAGTAACCGTGGTACTTGAAGTCGTGAGGTACATCGGTGCGGATGATGGTTTGCGAACTCTGCGGGTATAAGAACGACGGGAAGGTTGAGAACAACGGGCCTTTCGTTATCTCTTCGCCTTTGACGTGGAAGTCGGAAGTGAACTTTGTTTGTGGGAAAGCGTTGAGGTTGAAGGCCGGTTTGAAGTCCTGCTTAATCGGGGGTGGGTAGTCTTGGACCTCCGGTGCGCTGGGGGCCGTCAACCACGGATGAGGCTCTTCGGCAAAGCCGGTGGATGTTGGTGGTTCCTGGTAGATCCGATCAAATTCTTCGTGCTCTGCGGGGTAGCTGCTCGGTGTCTTGGAGTGTAATAGCTCCTCGAACCTATGCGCGACTTCGGAGAAAGGAGAGACCAACTTGACGACCGGTTCGTTGAAAGTGTTGTGATGCTTGGTCTTCAGCGGTGCGAACTTTCCGGGTGGGGGGTGTTGGACCTCGGGCGGGGAGGGGCGGAAGTGTGTGGGGGGTGAGAATACAGAGTAAGCAGGGAAAAGGGGGAGCTGGAAGGGAGCGTTCCTCGTGAAGCCGTGCCCGAAGAAGGGGTGGTGTCGCGGGGCGCGGGTGTTGTCGATGGCGCGCCTGCTACGTTTCCGCAGAGAGGGGTTCTCGATGACCACGGAGTCGTTGTCGTCGTCGGGGGTGTCCGCGGACTTCAGGGTGGTGTCCTCGCTGGGGTCGTTCGATTTGCTGTCGGCGGTGAGGTTGTTGGGGCTGGTCGGGGGTGTGTAGTCATCCGGCAGCTTCTGGCTGTCGATGATCACCTCGTcgtcctcttcctcttcttcttctactgCGGTGGGGGCGGCTGGCTTGGTGCCTGTGCTGCCGGGTGCCTCACCATAAACGTCCATGTCTTTGGGAGGTCTGTGACAAAAGTAAAGACATTGATATTAGTTATGCGCTATGGAAGAAGGGGGTTGCTCCTTTCTTACTACTGTTAATCAGCGTTAGAGGGATGCATTTGTATAGGGATTCAAGCAAAGCTGTCCCTACAGAATTTTGACCTACTCCATCGAGGAAAAACAAACTTCTTACTAGTTGAAGCTGAGGGAAAGAGGTTGAAAGTTTTATCTCCTGTAAATTCAACGTTACAGATAACTTTAACTCCAAATTTCACGTTAAAGATAGTTTTAATTTAAGCATTCACTTTTGATTTTGACCAGAAGCAAGTATACTCTCAGTTGGAAACTGATTCTCGAAATTTCTACCCATATGTACgtgcaatttcaaaattgaatagaACATGTAGAATTAGGGTAGatatcttttatttttcctcaaatttttgtccTTGACATATTGCCGGGAAAACTTAAATATACGTATTTAAAATGCGGCTTTTAATAGTAACTActtttttccaattaaaaaaacaCTTGGAGAGCCAATGCTTTGCTCTGCAACTTTTGGAAGAAATGTTTAGGGTTCACGTTGCAAAAGTTAGCATATATTGATGAATGATGTCAATAGTTTACAACAGGCTTTATCTTGCTTTGAAACCAAATACAATTCGGTTGATGAGGATTTAAGTCTCCGAAAATATGGGATATGATAATGAATTATGAGTCACTTTATCAGCAAAGCCTGATGGAATCATGGATCGTATAGATTCTAAATCCTGAACACTCTTTAAGCTTCTTTATTCCATTCGAACGAACTACTTCCAATCCTAATTCATCGCTTTAAGTGGACtatttggttttttgtataaaattgtATTCCGGTAGCTAAAGGCAAAAATCTGTAACTcaattgtaaaaattagatTATGTACTTTTCAATGTAAgaacaaataaacaaaatgaTTTTCTTGCGATTTGGTGAGATTTTTTCTGAGAATGGGTGAAGGATGCTCGCACAATAATTCATTAAAAAGCGTTGgttagttttcttcaaaaaaaataaaatatgattgaAGACTTTCAACGCTGAAATctgagatacacatttttcgattttcgatttttatctTCTAAACAGTGAAGTTAGTACccattttcctctgattacgAAATTACGTTACTATTAATTACCGAAGATTTTGCAAATCGATTAAATGAGCAAGAGTTTGTTCGTACAACTTGTGGTGAAGCTGTTTGGCAGCTTGAACTTCAGGAGTATCCGTCACTACTTCGGGCATGGCGTTCTGCGGCAGCGTGTTTCCCGCCATGTGGAATCCTTTCCCTTCATCCCAATACTGCATCTATAATCCGAGCATTGAATCAGGAATTAGTAGAGAATAGAGTAAGCTTGATATACTGAATATCCTAGTAGAAAGAGGTATACTTCATTGTACCTGTTAGGTATATACATGTTCATGTTATAGTGCTCCACTAATGCTCATAAAAATACTCTATTAAGTGTAATTGGCATGCTTATGATAACGATTAAAGTTACGTCGATTAAGTACGTCGGCATTGTGAAACTTGAAAATTACCACTTACAGATTAAGCGTTaaatggattatattttgcaataagaaatcactatcgcctacaagaatgcatgaatacttcacgcatcgcgccaaaaacagtgcggtctgcgtgaaacgcatagcgcctacaagactgcgtgaatacttcacgcattgcgcggtctgtgcggcgcggcggtggaagttaaaattattaaaccacatttatgtttgttctttcttaactttttagttcatttcttacaaatgaaaggccttgtccccacagagataggtttacggaactgaactttcgcgtgaagttccg
This window of the Bemisia tabaci chromosome 3, PGI_BMITA_v3 genome carries:
- the LOC109031167 gene encoding uncharacterized protein isoform X1, producing MDTSSFLQIAAWLIAVSDLTLGQLYSSIPLRVVEVPSPYPWGSRLSRGPGPLGRKLITFPEYSSDYPTDILVQSNSIYFPPNSNTLRRNYFLPNPIPGKSPIIFRPTSLQHHPLVPIPIRYSRVSGSETPKDRTRTGFVLDNSLPGHEEPQSGESLRVWESKPISVKPFPLEVYDPSRVSPTPAESQQRSTSVPLTEPEDAKTEKTSVPSEKPQLPVESSPLPVTDRNMEREPHQFYKKEKNGRVIFGFHTREQTRMESRDADAKVYGAYTYFDPSGNPVRMQYWDEGKGFHMAGNTLPQNAMPEVVTDTPEVQAAKQLHHKLYEQTLAHLIDLQNLRPPKDMDVYGEAPGSTGTKPAAPTAVEEEEEEDDEVIIDSQKLPDDYTPPTSPNNLTADSKSNDPSEDTTLKSADTPDDDNDSVVIENPSLRKRSRRAIDNTRAPRHHPFFGHGFTRNAPFQLPLFPAYSVFSPPTHFRPSPPEVQHPPPGKFAPLKTKHHNTFNEPVVKLVSPFSEVAHRFEELLHSKTPSSYPAEHEEFDRIYQEPPTSTGFAEEPHPWLTAPSAPEVQDYPPPIKQDFKPAFNLNAFPQTKFTSDFHVKGEEITKGPLFSTFPSFLYPQSSQTIIRTDVPHDFKYHGYFPKAPVSYQITHFDNSDRFHFANPFSRPFIGHDYTLIDKNYPSSNPQVYLPYVQPVVGFPPSGQLSDVTVNLPSLDSATTPSLSADNLEQGKLVTSSPVEQTTAAQSGLKIIVTEAPAIEDKKEESTATANGKDSETSTENYKIESSTLSESTESNESTESTEPSVNEASSSNEDDKNDSSLVIDGRLSAEESTSVVESITEVSTEAETAAPTGRDRETSSFTGSEKETSNLTGEDRDTSSSSLSKAETPEINGKTEQKVVVESSTSGTGSAGSATGSESPETEGELTNTVRRNAAETESLERSMMRVVEIHDAQVSPRQRVHSQVGGAQLVSN
- the LOC109031167 gene encoding uncharacterized protein isoform X2, with the protein product MDTSSFLQIAAWLIAVSDLTLGQLYSSIPLRVVEVPSPYPWGSRLSRGPGPLGRKLITFPEYSSDYPTDILVQSNSIYFPPNSNTLRRNYFLPNPIPGKSPIIFRPTSLQHHPLVPIPIRYSRVSGSETPKDRTRTGFVLDNSLPGHEEPQSGESLRVWESKPISVKPFPLEVYDPSRVSPTPAESQQRSTSVPLTEPEDAKTEKTSVPSEKPQLPVESSPLPVTDRNMEREPHQFYKKEKNGRVIFGFHTREQTRMESRDADAKVYGAYTYFDPSGNPVRMQYWDEGKGFHMAGNTLPQNAMPEVVTDTPEVQAAKQLHHKLPPKDMDVYGEAPGSTGTKPAAPTAVEEEEEEDDEVIIDSQKLPDDYTPPTSPNNLTADSKSNDPSEDTTLKSADTPDDDNDSVVIENPSLRKRSRRAIDNTRAPRHHPFFGHGFTRNAPFQLPLFPAYSVFSPPTHFRPSPPEVQHPPPGKFAPLKTKHHNTFNEPVVKLVSPFSEVAHRFEELLHSKTPSSYPAEHEEFDRIYQEPPTSTGFAEEPHPWLTAPSAPEVQDYPPPIKQDFKPAFNLNAFPQTKFTSDFHVKGEEITKGPLFSTFPSFLYPQSSQTIIRTDVPHDFKYHGYFPKAPVSYQITHFDNSDRFHFANPFSRPFIGHDYTLIDKNYPSSNPQVYLPYVQPVVGFPPSGQLSDVTVNLPSLDSATTPSLSADNLEQGKLVTSSPVEQTTAAQSGLKIIVTEAPAIEDKKEESTATANGKDSETSTENYKIESSTLSESTESNESTESTEPSVNEASSSNEDDKNDSSLVIDGRLSAEESTSVVESITEVSTEAETAAPTGRDRETSSFTGSEKETSNLTGEDRDTSSSSLSKAETPEINGKTEQKVVVESSTSGTGSAGSATGSESPETEGELTNTVRRNAAETESLERSMMRVVEIHDAQVSPRQRVHSQVGGAQLVSN